In Ictidomys tridecemlineatus isolate mIctTri1 chromosome 16, mIctTri1.hap1, whole genome shotgun sequence, a single genomic region encodes these proteins:
- the Rpn1 gene encoding dolichyl-diphosphooligosaccharide--protein glycosyltransferase subunit 1, with product MEAPATCLLLLLWLGAWAPAPGGASPEAQPLVNEEVVRTVDLSSHLAKVTAELVLAHAGGSSSRVTSFVLALEPELEARLAHLGVQVKGEEEEENNLEVRETKIKGRSGRFFLVKLPVALDPGAKMSLVVETVYTHVLQPYPTQITQSEKQLVVFEGNHYFYSPYPTKTQTMRVKLASRNVESYTKLGNPTRSEDVLDYGPFQNIPAYSQDPFKVHYENNNPFLTITSMTRVIEVSHWGNIAVEENVDLKHTGAVLKGPFSRYDYQRQPDSGISSIRSFKTILPAAAQDVYYRDEIGNVSTSHLLILDDSVEMEIRPRFPLFGGWKTHYIVGYNLPSYEYLYNLGDQYALKMRFVDHVFDEQVIDSLTVKIILPEGAKNIQVDSPYEISRAPDELHYTYLDTFGRPVIVAHKKNLVEQHIQDLVVHYTFNKVLMLQEPLLVVAAFYVLFFTVIIYVRLDFSITKDPAAEARMKVACITEQVLSLVNKRLGLYRHFDETINRYKQSRDVSTLNSGKKGLETEHKALSSEIALLQSRLKTEGSDLCDRVSEMQKLDAQVKELVLKSAVEAERLVAGKLKKDTYIENEKLISGKRQELVTKIDHILDAL from the exons ATGGAGGCGCCCGCCACCTGCCTGCTTCTGCTCCTGTGGCTCGGGGCCTGGGCCCCAGCTCCCGGCGGCGCCTCCCCGGAGGCCCAGCCGCTGGTGAACGAGGAAGTGGTGCGCACGGTGGACCTGAGCAGCCACCTGGCCAAGGTGACGGCCGAGCTGGTCCTGGCGCACGCGGGCGGCTCCTCGTCGCGGGTCACCTCTTTCGTCCTGGCCCTGGAGCCGGAACTGGAGGCCCGGCTGGCGCACCTGGGCGTGCAG gtaaagggagaagaggaggaagagaacaaTCTAGAAGTCCGGGAAACCAAAATTAAGGGCAGAAG CGGGAGATTCTTCCTGGTCAAGCTCCCCGTCGCCCTTGACCCCGGGGCCAAGATGTCCCTCGTGGTGGAGACCGTGTACACCCACGTGCTTCAGCCCTACCCGACGCAGATCACGCAGTCGGAGAAGCAGCTGGTGGTGTTCGAGGGCAACCATTATTTCTACTCCCCCTACCCCACCAAGACCCAGACCATGCGCGTCAAGCTGGCCTCGCGCAACGTGGAGAGCTACACCAAGCTGGGCAACCCCACGCGCTCGGAGGACGTGCTGGACTATGGGCCTTTCCAGAACATTCCTGCCTACAGTCAG GATCCCTTCAAAGTCCACTACGAGAACAACAACCCGTTCCTGACCATCACCAGCATGACCCGGGTCATCGAGGTCTCCCACTGGGGGAACATCGCCGTGGAGGAGAACGTGGACCTCAAGCACACGGGCGCCGTGCTCAAGGGGCCCTTCTCCCGCTACGACTACCAGCGGCAGCCCGACAGCGGCATATCCTCCATCCGCTCCTTTAAG ACCATCCTGCCCGCTGCCGCCCAGGACGTGTACTACCGGGATGAGATCGGCAACGTGTCCACCAGCCACCTCCTCATCCTGGACGACTCTGTGGAGATGGAGATCCGGCCTCGCTTCCCCCTCTTCGGGGGATGGAAGACCCACTACATCGTCGGCTACAACCTCCCGAGCTACGAGTACCTCTATAACTTGG GCGACCAGTACGCTCTCAAGATGAGGTTCGTGGACCACGTGTTCGACGAGCAGGTGATCGACTCCCTCACGGTGAAGATCATCCTCCCGGAGGGCGCCAA GAACATCCAGGTGGACAGTCCCTACGAGATCAGCCGGGCCCCGGATGAGCTGCACTACACCTATCTGGACACCTTCGGCCGCCCCGTGATCGTTGCCCACAAGAAGAACCTGGTGGAACAGCACATCCAGGACCTCGTG GTGCACTACACCTTCAACAAGGTGCTGATGCTGCAGGAGCCTTTGCTGGTGGTGGCCGCCTTCTACGTCCTCTTCTTCACCGTCATCATCTACGTGCGCCTCGACTTCTCCATCACCAAG GACCCGGCTGCGGAGGCCAGGATGAAGGTGGCCTGCATCACGGAGCAGGTCCTGAGCCTGGTGAACAAGAGGCTGGGCCTCTACCGCCACTTCGACGAGACCATCAACAGGTACAAGCAGTCGCGCGACGTGTCCACGCTCAACAGCGGCAAGAAGGGCCTGGAGACGGagcacaaggccctgagcagcGAGATCGCCCTGCTGCAGTCGCGCCTCAAGACCGAGGGCTCCGACCTCTGCGACCGG gtgaGCGAGATGCAGAAGCTGGACGCCCAGGTGAAGGAGCTGGTGCTCAAGTCGGCCGTGGAGGCCGAGCGCCTGGTGGCCGGCAAGCTCAAGAAGGACACCTACATCGAGAATGAGAAGCTCATCTCAGGGAAGCGACAGGAGCTGGTCACCAAGATCGACCACATCCTGGACGCCCTGTAG